From a single Chiloscyllium plagiosum isolate BGI_BamShark_2017 chromosome 27, ASM401019v2, whole genome shotgun sequence genomic region:
- the cnr2 gene encoding cannabinoid receptor 2 — translation MNESDATTISTTSFNATLEKECEQNFMDMECFMILTEEQRKVIAALCLTVGPFTIIENILVLCVIFFTPQLRNRPSYLFITSLASADLCASIIFVYSFVDFHVFKHKDENYVFLFKLGCVIASFSASVGSLLLTAIDRYICIHKPSEYRTILTRRKAVTFLLFMWPVAVFIAFLPLMGWNCIKLQCQCSELFPLVDESYLACWTMFITFLLVLIIYAYIHILWKAHVHSIYMEKQKEGRKGQVKMGHTRMDIKLAKTLGLILIVLIACWSPVLSLMIYDVFAKVNKGTKKVFAFCSMLCLLNSTVNPIIYALRSKDMRTVLLNILLRHKRQLPSLEGSTESDGHFKNNNTIVTISSVEQCNLDNSKNDL, via the coding sequence ATGAATGAGAGTGATGCAACTACAATTTCAACTACTTCTTTTAATGCAACGCTTGAAAAGGAATGTGAACAAAATTTCATGGATATGGAATGCTTCATGATTCTGACAGAAGAACAAAGAAAGGTTATTGCTGCATTATGTTTGACAGTGGGGCCTTTTACTATTATAGAGAACATTTTAGTTTTATGTGTCATATTCTTTACTCCACAACTTCGAAATCGACCTTCTTATTTGTTTATAACTAGCCTTGCATCTGCTGACCTCTGTGCAAGCATTAtttttgtgtacagttttgtcGACTTCCATGTTTTCAAACACAAGGATGAAAATTATGTTTTCTTATTTAAGCTTGGGTGTGTCATTGCATCTTTCTCAGCTTCTGTGGGCAGTTTGCTGCTCACTGCCATTGACAGGTACATATGCATTCATAAGCCGTCTGAATACAGGACAATTTTAACGAGACGAAAAGCAGTGACCTTCCTTCTATTCATGTGGCCAGTTGCTGTTTTTATTGCTTTTCTTCCTTTGATGGGATGGAATTGCATTAAGTTACAATGTCAATGCTCTGAGCTATTTCCTCTTGTAGATGAAAGCTATTTAGCTTGCTGGACTATGTTTATAACTTTCCTATTAGTATTAATAATTTATGCCTATATACATATTCTGTGGAAAGCCCACGTTCATTCAATCTACATGGAGAAAcagaaagagggaaggaaaggaCAAGTAAAAATGGGCCACACACGTATGGACATTAAACTTGCCAAAACATTGGGTCTCATATTAATAGTGCTGATTGCTTGTTGGTCTCCAGTATTGTCTCTGATGATATATGATGTATTTGCCAAGGTAAACAAAGGCACCAAAAAGGTATTTGCTTTTTGTAGTATGCTTTGTTTGTTAAATTCTACAGTAAATCCCATCATTTATGCCCTAAGAAGTAAAGACATGCGAACTGTATTGTTAAATATCTTGTTGAGGCACAAGAGGCAGCTACCATCTCTGGAaggcagcacagaatcagatggacattttaaaaacaacaataCAATTGTGACCATCTCTTCAGTTGAGCAATGCAATCTTGACAATTCAAAGAATGATCTCTGA